The DNA window CTCCTTCGTTCGCTTGCGGATGCAGCGGACTGCAGACGCCGATCACGCCGCCTTCGATATCCAGCACCAGACCGCCGTAGTTCCCGGGGCCCGTGTTGCAATCCACCTGGACGGCCCGTCCGGAAATGCGGCTGGTCGCGCTGATAATCCCCAGGCTCAGCGTCGGCCGCTCCACTCCCAGGGCGGCGCCGACGGCAATCGCATACTGTCCCACCTGGAGCGAATCCCGGCGGACAATCGTCGGCGTGGGCAGATCGGCTCCTTCCACCTTGAGCAGGCACAGCTGCCGCGTATTGTCCCGGCCCAGTACTTTGGCGATGCGTCGCTTGCCGTCGGAGAGCGTACAGGTGACCGCCAACGGTTTGGCCGGCAGCTGATAACTGCTGGTGAGAATATGTCCCGTCGACGACACCAGCACGCCGGTGGTGGCGGCGCGAACCGGCGGGTCGCCGCCAAACGATTCCACCCGCACCAGCAGGTTCCGCGTGCGAGCCACCGCGGCGCGGGCCGCTTTGGGAGTAAGCCGCACGCCGTCGCTGATTTGCTCGCTGTTTTCGTCCGCCGCCAGGTTTTCCGGCTTCTGGCTGAACCCGCACGCGAACGCCAGCATGCAGACCGCCGCCAGAGAAATCAGCTTTGCGGGATGCGGAACAAACATTCCACGCCG is part of the Lignipirellula cremea genome and encodes:
- a CDS encoding S1C family serine protease, whose product is MSSVLTPLPCLRRGMFVPHPAKLISLAAVCMLAFACGFSQKPENLAADENSEQISDGVRLTPKAARAAVARTRNLLVRVESFGGDPPVRAATTGVLVSSTGHILTSSYQLPAKPLAVTCTLSDGKRRIAKVLGRDNTRQLCLLKVEGADLPTPTIVRRDSLQVGQYAIAVGAALGVERPTLSLGIISATSRISGRAVQVDCNTGPGNYGGLVLDIEGGVIGVCSPLHPQANEGASGVAWCDSGIGFAVPLDGLAPVIAAMERGEVLEQGWLGIDLDDTPGGPVVKAVAPNSPAAGAKLAAGDRITHCGGAEVQSRADLKRLLGTHLAGEDLEIAWQRDGNPQQAIVRLTPLP